The Methanoculleus marisnigri JR1 genome window below encodes:
- a CDS encoding sensor histidine kinase produces MAPVDPPERLHGAQPDYRVLESMEDAVLVLDEDARIIWANTASRRMLGVHESEPGQAGSVSDLADKILATPGNGTLEFECRLRNPGGGERGYHCSGWRTPSGKNWVLRLREAPETGDYEAIVEYTGTATILIEGDGTISVANTEFERLSGYPRQDVTGVKRLADFIAPGEECRQIMEYHNLRRKDPAAAPKNYSFTFIDRAGTLHAVEATIGLIPGTARSVMSLLDVTERNRAEQALRESEERLNLALPAAGDGLVDWDVGTGTIYYSPRTFTMLGYEPGAFVPTLPAILALVHPEDRDRVGAALAGMAAGVRDRCEMEFRMKSASGEWVYVLDRLRVVERDARGTPIRIAGTHADITERKRTERELLIRRVSLESSFAAIAIADLDGYITHVNRALLEMGGLTDPGEVIGRHLTEFWVEPAKVERALATFTEQGKCTGKLVGRKADGTEFTAHVTATILKDDSGTPICIMATAVDISEETRMAEALRENKERYRMLTEFAPDVIFLVGMDGDILFVNGAGGRLVGADPESLQGKNIRELFPPDLVEGWLPVLRAVAESPGKIFTAEGQIPGDGGEVWLETRLTPMPGSDGTVRNLLGISRDVTERKRTEGQLRFQSQVLSQVEDAVVAADAEGRITYMNRAAERLYDVPSGEALGRHASELFTTEWVRPDDEEAAKNALRSSGTWRGVVSHYKRGGEIIFVDETLSTLHDDFGRVTGTLYSLRDVTRQRQAELELRIKDMAIASALEGISLSDHDGKIIYANRASLAIHGWEEEEIVGQHVSVLWGDPGEMSRIREELVRNGAWSGEVKSRRKDGTAFPMQLSLTVVTDEAGRRICTMGSGIDITERKRAEQELRIRDMAIASSPSAFTVAGLDGRLTYVNQAFLTMWGYGSPAEAIGKPVTELWQNEEEARNTFVKVARTGGYTGERIGRRQDGTVFYVMFSGTLVRDSDGVPLCITASFTDITSQKEAEAEIQAHNRELSVLNRIIGVSASATDIEEALERVLGATLDLLNLSGGGIYLIEPGRQSARLVCTQRLPEGFPAHPCIPDITLAPYATVLVAGETLFPDECTEESGETPHTYASIPIIAHGRIIGALNVASRDDRRFSDADRSLLTAIGREIGNSVERTILIRQLEMAEREANLYLDILSHDIRNAENVSGLYTDLLVDMLEGEGRGYAQKLQSSIRKSIEILRNVSTIRRIHKESTVLVPVDLDRVIRDEIAIFSGSRIRYGATNLAVMADALLPEVFTNLIGNSIKFGGAEVEITVRVEENDDEVVVSVEDTGPGIPDAMKDAIFMRFGQSRQRKSGQGLGLYITRMLVSRYGGRIRVDDRVPGRPECGAAFRFSLKRA; encoded by the coding sequence GTGGCCCCCGTCGACCCTCCGGAGCGTCTGCACGGCGCGCAGCCGGATTACCGGGTACTGGAGAGTATGGAAGACGCGGTCCTGGTGCTCGATGAGGACGCCCGCATAATCTGGGCGAATACGGCCTCCCGCCGGATGCTCGGTGTGCATGAGAGCGAACCCGGGCAGGCGGGGTCGGTGAGCGATCTTGCCGACAAAATTCTTGCGACACCCGGAAACGGGACTCTGGAGTTCGAGTGCCGGCTCAGGAATCCGGGCGGTGGAGAACGGGGGTACCACTGCTCGGGGTGGAGAACGCCGTCCGGGAAGAACTGGGTGCTCCGGCTCCGGGAAGCCCCTGAGACCGGGGATTACGAGGCGATCGTCGAGTACACCGGGACGGCGACGATCCTCATCGAAGGCGACGGCACTATCTCAGTGGCGAACACCGAGTTCGAGCGGCTCTCCGGGTATCCGCGGCAGGATGTCACCGGAGTAAAGCGTTTGGCCGATTTCATCGCCCCGGGGGAAGAATGCCGGCAGATCATGGAGTACCACAACCTCCGCCGGAAGGATCCCGCAGCCGCGCCGAAGAACTACTCCTTCACGTTCATCGACCGCGCCGGCACCCTTCACGCCGTCGAGGCCACCATCGGCCTGATCCCGGGGACGGCCCGCTCGGTGATGTCGCTCCTCGACGTGACCGAGCGGAATCGCGCGGAGCAGGCGCTCCGGGAGAGCGAAGAACGGCTGAACCTGGCACTCCCGGCGGCAGGGGACGGACTGGTCGACTGGGACGTCGGCACCGGCACGATCTACTACAGCCCGCGGACCTTCACGATGCTCGGCTACGAACCCGGGGCGTTCGTGCCCACGCTCCCCGCGATCCTCGCACTCGTCCACCCGGAGGACCGCGATCGCGTTGGGGCGGCCCTCGCCGGGATGGCCGCAGGAGTTCGCGACCGCTGCGAGATGGAGTTCCGGATGAAGTCCGCATCGGGAGAATGGGTCTACGTGCTCGACCGGCTCCGGGTGGTCGAGCGCGATGCCCGCGGGACGCCGATCCGGATCGCGGGGACACATGCCGACATCACGGAACGGAAACGCACGGAGCGAGAACTCCTGATCAGGAGGGTGTCGCTTGAGTCGTCGTTTGCCGCGATCGCCATCGCGGACCTCGACGGCTATATCACGCACGTCAACCGGGCGCTGCTGGAGATGGGGGGGCTGACCGACCCGGGGGAGGTTATCGGCCGGCACCTCACGGAGTTCTGGGTAGAGCCGGCCAAGGTCGAGAGGGCGCTTGCGACGTTTACGGAGCAGGGCAAATGTACCGGGAAACTGGTCGGCAGAAAGGCCGACGGGACGGAATTTACCGCTCACGTTACCGCAACCATCCTCAAGGACGATTCCGGAACCCCGATCTGCATCATGGCCACCGCCGTCGATATCAGCGAGGAGACACGCATGGCAGAGGCGCTCCGGGAGAACAAGGAGCGTTACCGGATGCTTACGGAGTTTGCACCGGACGTCATCTTCCTCGTAGGCATGGACGGGGATATCCTATTCGTAAACGGTGCCGGCGGCCGCCTGGTCGGCGCAGACCCGGAGAGCCTGCAGGGAAAGAACATCAGGGAACTGTTTCCGCCCGATCTCGTTGAAGGGTGGCTTCCGGTGCTCCGGGCTGTAGCGGAGTCTCCAGGGAAGATCTTCACCGCAGAGGGGCAGATCCCGGGTGATGGCGGGGAGGTGTGGCTTGAGACGCGCCTCACCCCGATGCCGGGAAGCGACGGCACCGTCCGAAACCTGCTCGGGATCAGCCGCGATGTCACCGAACGGAAACGGACGGAAGGGCAACTCAGGTTCCAGTCCCAGGTGCTCTCGCAGGTGGAGGACGCCGTGGTCGCGGCCGACGCAGAGGGACGGATCACCTACATGAACCGGGCAGCAGAAAGGCTCTACGACGTTCCTTCCGGTGAGGCTCTCGGTCGGCACGCCTCGGAACTCTTCACCACCGAGTGGGTCCGCCCGGACGACGAAGAGGCGGCGAAAAACGCTCTCAGATCGTCAGGAACCTGGCGCGGCGTCGTCAGCCACTACAAGAGGGGCGGCGAAATCATATTCGTCGACGAGACGCTCAGCACCTTACACGACGATTTCGGGCGGGTTACCGGGACGCTCTATTCCCTCCGCGATGTGACCAGGCAGCGGCAGGCCGAACTCGAGCTGCGGATCAAGGATATGGCGATAGCGTCGGCGCTCGAAGGCATCTCTCTCTCCGACCACGACGGTAAGATCATCTACGCCAACCGCGCCTCTCTCGCCATACACGGGTGGGAGGAGGAGGAGATCGTCGGGCAGCACGTCTCGGTGCTCTGGGGAGATCCGGGGGAGATGAGCCGGATCAGAGAGGAACTCGTCCGGAACGGCGCCTGGTCGGGCGAGGTGAAATCACGACGAAAAGACGGAACGGCCTTCCCCATGCAGCTCTCCCTCACCGTCGTCACCGATGAAGCGGGCAGGCGGATCTGCACGATGGGTTCGGGGATCGACATCACCGAACGCAAGCGGGCCGAGCAGGAACTCCGGATCCGGGATATGGCGATAGCGTCGTCGCCGAGCGCGTTCACCGTCGCCGGCCTCGACGGCCGCCTGACCTATGTCAACCAGGCGTTTCTCACCATGTGGGGCTACGGCTCCCCCGCCGAGGCGATCGGGAAGCCGGTCACGGAACTCTGGCAGAACGAGGAGGAGGCCCGGAACACGTTTGTGAAAGTTGCCCGCACCGGCGGGTATACCGGCGAGCGGATCGGCAGAAGGCAGGACGGCACGGTGTTTTATGTCATGTTCTCCGGGACTCTGGTCAGGGACAGCGATGGGGTTCCCCTCTGTATCACGGCTTCGTTCACCGATATCACCAGCCAGAAAGAGGCCGAAGCCGAGATCCAGGCCCATAATCGCGAGCTCTCGGTCTTAAACCGGATCATCGGCGTATCGGCGTCCGCAACGGACATCGAGGAGGCGCTGGAGAGGGTGCTCGGGGCAACCCTCGACCTTCTCAATCTTTCAGGCGGAGGCATCTACCTGATCGAGCCGGGGAGGCAGAGTGCGCGGCTCGTCTGCACGCAGCGCCTCCCGGAGGGCTTTCCTGCGCACCCATGCATCCCGGATATCACCCTCGCGCCCTACGCAACGGTGCTGGTTGCAGGAGAGACCCTCTTTCCCGACGAGTGCACCGAGGAAAGCGGCGAGACGCCGCACACCTACGCCAGCATCCCGATTATAGCGCACGGCAGGATAATCGGGGCCCTGAATGTGGCCTCCCGGGATGACAGGCGGTTCAGCGACGCCGACCGATCTCTTCTTACAGCCATCGGGAGGGAGATCGGTAATTCCGTCGAGCGCACCATACTGATCCGGCAGCTGGAGATGGCCGAACGGGAGGCGAACCTCTACCTGGACATCCTCAGCCACGACATCAGGAACGCCGAGAACGTCTCGGGCCTCTACACCGATCTCCTCGTCGATATGCTCGAGGGGGAGGGAAGAGGCTACGCACAGAAACTCCAGAGCAGTATCCGCAAAAGCATCGAGATCCTGCGGAACGTCTCGACCATCCGCCGGATCCACAAGGAATCGACCGTGCTCGTTCCGGTAGACCTTGATCGGGTGATCCGGGACGAGATCGCGATCTTCTCCGGGAGCCGGATCCGTTACGGCGCCACGAATCTTGCGGTCATGGCCGACGCGCTCCTTCCCGAAGTCTTCACGAACCTCATCGGCAACAGCATCAAGTTCGGGGGGGCGGAGGTCGAGATCACCGTCCGGGTGGAGGAGAACGACGACGAGGTCGTGGTCTCTGTCGAGGATACCGGGCCGGGGATACCTGATGCGATGAAAGATGCCATATTCATGCGGTTCGGGCAGAGCAGACAGCGCAAAAGCGGCCAGGGCCTCGGGCTCTACATCACCCGGATGCTTGTATCGCGCTACGGCGGCCGTATCCGGGTCGACGACCGGGTGCCGGGCCGTCCGGAGTGCGGCGCGGCGTTCCGGTTCTCGCTGAAACGGGCCTGA
- a CDS encoding flavodoxin family protein, translating into MTVNVLGISGSPRRHGNTETLLDAVLEGAREAGAEVEKIVLRPLEYASCQGCNVCHRTGVCVLKDDLTEVFEKIENADVIVLASPIYSMGITAEAKGLIDRAQYLWARKFILKNLYYAPDHTRRHKGIFVSTAGLGWENVFDAAFPAITAFFNTTGFEYWDNVIANDLDRYGGITRHPTALTEAREKGRDVVNLLAGQQEPEDAKP; encoded by the coding sequence ATGACCGTAAACGTCCTCGGCATCTCCGGCAGCCCACGGCGGCACGGGAACACCGAGACGCTGCTCGACGCCGTGCTCGAGGGTGCCCGCGAGGCGGGGGCAGAGGTCGAGAAGATCGTTCTGCGGCCGCTCGAGTACGCCTCGTGCCAGGGGTGCAACGTCTGTCACCGTACCGGGGTCTGCGTCCTCAAAGACGATCTCACGGAGGTCTTTGAGAAGATTGAGAATGCCGATGTCATTGTCCTTGCTTCCCCCATCTATTCGATGGGGATCACGGCGGAGGCGAAGGGACTGATCGACCGCGCCCAGTACCTCTGGGCGCGCAAGTTCATCCTGAAGAATCTCTACTACGCTCCCGACCACACCCGCCGCCACAAGGGGATATTCGTCTCGACCGCGGGGCTCGGGTGGGAGAACGTCTTCGATGCGGCGTTCCCGGCAATCACCGCCTTCTTCAACACCACCGGGTTCGAGTACTGGGACAACGTCATCGCAAACGATCTCGACCGCTACGGCGGGATCACGAGGCACCCTACAGCGCTCACGGAGGCACGGGAGAAAGGGCGTGACGTGGTCAACCTTCTTGCCGGCCAGCAAGAACCGGAGGATGCGAAACCCTGA
- a CDS encoding flavodoxin family protein, protein MTIDVLAFAASPRRHGNSETLLDWVLAAMEAEGAAVEKIVVAEADIRPCRGCNICETLNRCVQHDYMDYVHDRIVAADCIILASPIYCMGLAAQAKALVDRAQVFRSRKYVLHLPVVPPERKGKRMGIFLSTAGQNWDYVFDAAIPSVKCFFHVVDIKNKDLRYLMVNGVDEKGAIERHPTAKADAESLAREVVAHLREVGAA, encoded by the coding sequence ATGACCATAGACGTCCTCGCGTTTGCGGCCTCGCCCCGCCGTCACGGCAACTCCGAGACCCTCCTCGACTGGGTGCTCGCGGCGATGGAGGCCGAAGGGGCCGCGGTCGAGAAGATCGTCGTCGCCGAGGCCGACATCCGGCCCTGCCGCGGGTGCAACATCTGCGAGACGCTCAACCGGTGCGTCCAGCACGACTACATGGACTACGTCCACGACCGGATCGTCGCGGCCGACTGCATCATCCTCGCCTCGCCCATCTACTGCATGGGGCTTGCCGCGCAGGCGAAGGCGCTGGTCGACCGGGCGCAGGTCTTCCGCTCCCGGAAGTACGTCCTCCACCTCCCGGTCGTCCCGCCGGAGCGGAAAGGAAAACGGATGGGCATCTTCCTCTCGACCGCCGGGCAGAACTGGGATTACGTCTTCGATGCGGCAATTCCGTCGGTGAAGTGCTTCTTTCACGTCGTCGATATCAAAAACAAAGATCTCCGGTACCTGATGGTGAACGGGGTCGACGAGAAGGGCGCGATTGAGCGCCATCCGACCGCGAAGGCCGACGCGGAGAGCCTGGCACGGGAGGTTGTTGCGCACCTGCGGGAGGTCGGGGCGGCATGA